From Cellulosimicrobium sp. ES-005, one genomic window encodes:
- the pdhA gene encoding pyruvate dehydrogenase (acetyl-transferring) E1 component subunit alpha, whose protein sequence is MLQLVTPAGSRVTTPETDGYRERVAHLDAAALRGLYRDMVLTRRFDDEATSLQRQGELGLFAQAKGQEAAQIGSGRALAPQDYVFPSYREHGVSHVRGIDPTARLRLFRGVDHGGWDPTEHNVHLYTLVIGSHTLHATGYAMGVQRDGLVGSGDPERDTAVVTYFGDGATSQGDVNEALVFAAVNNAPVVFFCQNNQWAISEPTTKQSRVPLYRRGGGFGVPSVRVDGNDVLACYAVTAEALERARTGGGPTFVEAFTYRMGAHTTSDDPTKYRSRAQEEYWRRRDPIDRLENLLRAEGAWDDAFAADVAAEADALGERLRDEVRALAAPDPSTMFDHVYATPNAVVEREKAWFADYQQSFEEPAAEVAR, encoded by the coding sequence CTGCTCCAGCTCGTGACGCCGGCCGGATCTCGCGTCACGACCCCCGAGACGGACGGCTACCGCGAGCGCGTCGCCCACCTCGACGCCGCGGCCCTGCGCGGCCTCTACCGCGACATGGTGCTCACGCGCCGCTTCGACGACGAGGCGACGTCGCTCCAGCGCCAGGGTGAGCTCGGCCTGTTCGCGCAGGCGAAGGGCCAGGAGGCGGCGCAGATCGGCTCCGGCCGTGCGCTCGCCCCGCAGGACTACGTGTTCCCGTCCTACCGCGAGCACGGCGTCTCGCACGTGCGCGGCATCGACCCGACGGCGCGCCTGCGCCTGTTCCGCGGGGTCGACCACGGCGGGTGGGACCCCACGGAGCACAACGTGCACCTGTACACGCTCGTCATCGGGTCGCACACGCTCCACGCGACCGGGTACGCGATGGGCGTCCAGCGCGACGGCCTCGTCGGGTCGGGGGACCCGGAGCGCGACACGGCCGTCGTCACGTACTTCGGCGACGGCGCGACGTCGCAGGGCGACGTCAACGAGGCGCTGGTGTTCGCCGCGGTGAACAACGCGCCCGTCGTCTTCTTCTGCCAGAACAACCAGTGGGCGATCTCCGAGCCGACGACCAAGCAGTCGCGCGTGCCCCTGTACCGCCGCGGTGGCGGGTTCGGCGTGCCCAGCGTGCGGGTCGACGGCAACGACGTGCTCGCGTGCTACGCCGTGACGGCCGAGGCGCTCGAACGGGCGCGCACGGGCGGCGGTCCGACGTTCGTCGAGGCGTTCACCTACCGCATGGGCGCGCACACGACGTCGGACGACCCGACCAAGTACCGCTCGCGGGCCCAGGAGGAGTACTGGCGCCGTCGCGACCCGATCGACCGGCTCGAGAACCTGCTCCGCGCCGAGGGCGCGTGGGACGACGCGTTCGCCGCCGACGTCGCGGCCGAGGCCGACGCGCTCGGCGAGCGGCTGCGCGACGAGGTGCGCGCGCTCGCCGCGCCCGACCCGTCGACCATGTTCGACCACGTCTACGCGACGCCGAACGCCGTGGTCGAGCGCGAGAAGGCGTGGTTCGCCGACTACCAGCAGTCCTTCGAGGAGCCGGCCGCGGAGGTGGCCCGATGA